The following nucleotide sequence is from Anaerococcus sp. Marseille-Q7828.
AGACCCAGACCTTCGTTACAGACAAAGATATCTTGATCTTATAGTAAACCCAGAAGTAAAGGAAGTTTTTGTTCTAAGAAGCAAAATTATTTCTGAAATCAGAAAATTCTTGGATAATAGAGGATTTTTGGAAGTTGAAACACCTATATTAAACACTATAGCAGGTGGAGCTACAGCTCGTCCATTTATCACCCACCACAACACCCTAGATATAGATATGTATCTAAGAATTGCAAACGAACTATACCTAAAAAGACTAATCGTTGGTGGTTTTGACAAGGTATATGAAATGGGCAGAATGTTCAGAAACGAAGGAATGGACGCAACTCATAACCCAGAATACACAGCTATGGAATTGTACCAAGCCTATGGTGATTATGACGACATGATGGAAATCACTGAACATTTGATTGAAACTGTTGCTACAAATGTACTTGGTAAAACAAGCATAGAATATGATGGCAATGAGATCGAATTAAAGGCACCATGGAGAAGACTTCCAATGATTGATGCCATCAAAGAAGAAACAGGCATTGACTTTAACGAAATCACAAGCTATGAAGATGCGGTTGCTATAGCTAAAGAGAAAAATGTTGAAGTTAAAGAAAGCCGTGGCGAAATCATCGCAGAATTCTTTGAAGAATTTGTAGAAGAAAAACTTATCCAACCGACATTTATCATAGATTATCCAGTGGAAATATCACCACTTGCAAAAAGAAAGAATGACGACAAATCATTAACATATAGGTTCGAAGCCTTCATCAACGGAAAAGAAGTAGCAAATGCCTTCTCAGAACTTAACGATGCAGCTGACCAAAGAGAAAGATTTGAAGCTCAAGTTGCAAAACGTGAAAAAGGTGACGATGAAGCTCAAATGATGGATTATGACTTTGTAAATGCTCTAGAAGTAGGACTTCCTCCAACAGGTGGTCTAGGTATAGGTATAGATAGGGTTATAATGCTTCTAACAGGTCAACATTCAATCCGTGACGTATTGCTATTCCCAACAATGAAACCAACAGGTAAAAACGCTGTTGAAAACAAAGAAGCAAGTGTTCAAACTATTGATCACGAAGAAGAAGTTATAGATTTTACAGGTGTTAAAACAGAAGAATTCTATGATGACATAGATTTTGATAATTTTGCTGCTTGCGACTTTAGAGTAGTTAAAGTTAAAAATTGTGAAGAAGTACCAAAATCTAAGAAACTATTAAAATTCACCCTAGATGATGGTAGTGGAGAAGATAGAATTATCCTATCTGGTATCAAACAATACTACAAGCCAGAAGAATTAATAGGTAAAAATCTAGTAGCTATAGTGAATCTTCCACCAAGAGCTATGATGGGAGAAGAATCAAATGGTATGATTCTATCAGCAATACATGAGCAAAATGGCGAAGAAGGTCTAAATGTTCTAATGGTAAGCAATAGAATACCAGCAGGAGCAAAAATAGAATAAGCAGATTAACTTCCTAATCCCAAAAGATTAGGAAGTTTTTTGATGGATTTTATTATCAATTTCCTTGTTAAATTATTATATATACATTTTTGCAAAAAAATCTATAAATCAAAGAAGCTGGGGTATAATTTCCTTAAAGGAGTTATTATGGCAGATATTTCAAATTACAAGGACACAAGTGTAGCGAAAAAATTTATCAAAAATTATAATCTTGCAACATTATTTTTATCAATAGGAATGTTATTAGTTATTATATCATTTATCCCCTTGCTTATTATTGAAAGTCAACAAGCAGAGAACAAATACATACCGACTATAATTATAGCAGCTCTTGGCTTATTGATGATAGTAGTAAGTAATTATAAAATAAGCTCACTTAAGCAAGCAAATAAGACAAAATACACTGTTGCAGCTTATGACTATGTGGATGATAGGTCTATAGAAGTTAAAAAGATTTTCAGACGTGATTTGATCATAGGAATTTTGATAATTATATTAAGCATAAGTTTTTATTTCTTATTGAAAACCAATACTATTATCCAAGAAGATTATATAAAATACTTTAATTCTTTTCTCATATTGTTATTTGCTATAGGAGTTTTTCTCATAGCTAATAGCAAGGGAAAACGCGATGCTTTGAAGTATATAAAAGAAAACATCTAGTTTTATTCTAGGTGTTTTTTAATTTCTTTTGAAAATATCTCTGGTATAACTTTATCTATGACATCGTCTAGACAATTATCATACCTGTTTCCAATAATTGCTTGAATCATTTTTTTGAATTTATTAAGCTTATTAATAACTTCAGATCCAAAGAAAGTTTCTCCGTCTTTTAGTTATTTTAGAATACAAATTTAATTTATTTTATCAAATTATATACTTATAAAGAGTTCTAAGCTCATGAATTTACATATGATTAATTCTTGTTTAGAAAAAGTTATATGATATTTTTTAATAAATGTTTTGATAAAAATCTATACTAGATAAGTAGAAATTATAATTTATATCATTATTTTGAAATAATTAAAACAGATTAAAGTATATTTATCAATTTATAAGAATTATTATAAACAAATGATAAAAATATTTCTTTTTACTTTATTGACAAATAACATTATTGATGCTAACCTATTCATTGGACGGTTTGTAAGCTTGATTTTAACAGATTAAAGTAACAAATCGGTTTTAAGAAAAGGTTTGTTCATTTGCCTTTTCGATTTATTACATAAGGAGGTAAAAATGAAAAAGAAAAGTATTCTTACTGATATGAGACTACATATTATTATTTTACTTGTAGTTATTGCAGCAGAAGCTATTGGAATTATTCCATTTGATCTTGGAATTGTTAAATTTAAGCTTCTACCAATGATCTACGCACTTATTATTGGAATTATTGTAGCTCGTAGACTAAGTAAAAGTTCTATTTCAGAACGTGATATGGCAAGAGCTGGTGAATATGTCAGCATTTCTTGTTTGTTCTTGATTGCTTTTATGGCAACAGCTATTGGACCAAATATTTCTACTGTTATTAAGGCAGGACCTGCTTTAATCTTACAAGAATTTGGTAACCTTGGTACAATTTTTATTTCTATTCCAATTGCAGTTTTTGTATTTAAAATGGATAGAACAGCTATTGGTTCTGGTTTTTCTATTTCTAGAGAAGAAGGACTTGGAATTGTTGCAAATTTATATGGATTAGATTCTCCAGAAGGTCGTGGAGTTATGGGTTCATACATAACAGGAACACTTCTTGGAACAATTGCATTTTCTATAATTTCATCAATTTTTGTAAATATTCCATGGTTTAGTCCTGAATCATTATCTATGGCTGCAGGAACTGGATCTGCATCTATGATGAGTGGAGCTATAGCTCCAATTATCGAAGCTTTTCCAGAAAAAGAACAAGCATTAATGGGATATGGTGCTACAAGTCAAGTTTTATCAGCAGTTGATACAGTTTATGTTGCATTTTTCTTAGGAATTCCTATAGCAGAATGGCTATATAAAATTTGTAAAGGAAAAGAAAAATATGAAGCAGAAAAAGCTGCTCTTGCTCCAACTCGTCATATTGAAAAAAAGGATGAAAAAGAAGTAAATTTAGGCTTTGGAAAAACTCTTTCAAAATATTTAGGAGTTTTATGTATAACAGCAGTAATTTCTATAGCTGGTCTTTATATTTCAAGTATTAGAATGGGATCAGATTCAACCATTGCAGATGTTTTAGTTGGAATGCTTTGGTTATTTGGTATTACTGTATTTGGTTTAATTTTGGATCTTTTACTTCAAAAAGTTCACATAAATTTACCAACAATTCTATATATAGCATTTTTAGCATCTTTCGCATCAATTCCTGGAATTTCACCAGTGGCAGCACCTTTCAATGAAGCTATGGCTCATCTAGATTTATTGCCACTTTGTACACCAATTTTGGCATACGCTGGAATTTCATCAGCAAAAGAATTAGATTCATTCAAAAAACAAGGTCTAAAAATAGTAGTAATAACATTATGTGCCCTAGTAGGAACTTATATAGGCTCAGCTGTTATTGCAAATATTGTATTAAAATTGATGGGAACAGTTTAATAATTTATAGAACCTTCCAAAATTTGAAGTTACCCATAGAAATGGACACAATATTTAATTAATTAGTTATAGTGGATGCTAACCTATATCTTATAGGTGGCATCCATGTTTTAAATTTTCTGGACCATGAAGTTTTTCTAACTTAAAGCATTTTCTGATTGCATCATGAAATATTTTATCCTTAACTCCTTCAGGTGTATCCGCCCATTTTCATTCTCTGTACTACTGTATACATTCTTTTTTTAATTCATAACTATATTTCATAAAAATACCCTCCTTACTGAGTTTTCTAGTAAAGAGGGTACATATCATTTTATCAGATGAGTTAATTTTTTAATATCTTTCATAATTACCTGATTTTAAACTTTCTGTAAGTTTAGATGGCTTCTTTCTTATATTTTCAACAATGGTAAATTCTGACCTATTTACAGCAGCGAGTTTTGTATCATCGGACCATATTTTGCAATCTACAGTAACAGTCCTTTTTCCTCTTTTAATTATTTCAGATTTGGCATAAATATATTTAGTATCCAAAATTGGTCTTAAAAAATTAGTATATGAGCTTTGAGTTGGAGCGGTATATTTTAATTGATTGGCCAGAATACCAGTTGCAACATCAGCAAGGGCCATAATTATAGCTCCGTGTACAGCTCCAAGTTCATTTTTATATTCATCTTTAAAGGGGATTCTCATCTCCAAATATTGATCATTCATTTCATGTATTTCTACACCTAAAGTATCGTTAAATGTCATAAACTCCTCCGTACATTAGATACTTATACCCTTAAAGCGTAAAATGTTGTAGAATATATATAGTATAATTATAATATTTAGAATAATAGGAGCAATTAGTGAAGATAAATAGAAAAATTTTTAGTGTATTATTCCTTAGTGTTTTTTTGGTAGCTTGTTCTAGCAAAGAAGCTGAACCTACTAGCGAAGAAGAAGTAGTTAGAACAGCTGATTTGATTGAAAATATCAACCAAAGCCAAAATGATGAAAACATTGATGAAAATATTCAAAACGAGGAAGTAATAGAAGAAAATAGCCAGGAAGTTGATAAAAAAGAAACTGAAGAAGATCAAGAAGACCAACAGTTATATACAGTTAAGATAAAGACTTTTGGCGATATCATGGCTCACCTAGCTCAAATCCAATACGCCTACAACAAGGGTGGCGGGGCCTACGATTTTTCAGATTCATTTGCCTACGTCAGTGATTATATTAGCGATGCAGATATTTCTATAGGAAATTATGAAACAACAACCAATCCTAACTTGGCATATGCAGGATTTCCTAGATTTAATGCGCCAAAGGAATACCTAGAAGCTATCAAAGATGCAGGATTTGATGTCCTTTCAACAGCCAATAACCACTCACTTGACACAGAGGTCGAAGGCTTATTTACAACAATTGAAGCTATGGATGAATTGGGCATTGACCATGTGGGTTCAAAAGAGTCTGGAGAAAGTAGAATTTTGTATAAAAATGTCAATGGAATAAAATTAGCCTTTTTAGCCTATACTTATGGTGCAAATGGTCTAGTTGACCTAGTTCAAGTTAGAGAAGAAATACCGGAACTAAATTACCTTAACCCAGAAGAAATACAATCTGACATCAAAGAGGCGAAGGCAAATGGTGCTGATTTTGTAATAGTCTATCCACATTGGGGCATAGAATATCATTCTGATCCAAGTGCTGACCAAGTAGAACTAGGTAGAGAAATGATTGAATGGGGAGCAGACCTTGTCATAGGCAACCACCCACACGTTGTTGAACCGTACGAATACTACGAAGCTAGTGATGGTAGGACTGGCTTTATAGCCTATGCTCTAGGAAACTTTATCTCTTTTCAAAACCTTGAAAACAACAACGATATTAGAACAGAACAAGCAGTAAGCTACGAGATAGACTTGGCTAAAAATCCTAAAAATGGATCAACATCAATTGAAAATATTGAGGCTCATCCAATCTGGGTGGGTGTAAAATATAATGACTTTGGAACAAGTGTTCAAACACATGTGGCAGAAGATTTCCTAGATGGTGGAAAATACTATGACGAAGTTGATGACTACCAAAGATCGAGAATCCAACAAGCTTATGATATGACTGTTGAAACCATAGATAAGGGAAATTAGAATGAATTCTTTTACAAGTTTTGAACTTTCTATACTAAATGCTATACAAAAAATAAGAAGCCCATTTCTAGATGAATTTATGGTTGCCATATCTTCTCTAGGAAATGGGGCAATACTTTGGATATGTTTAATAATAGTATTCTTATCAACAAAGGAATACAAAAAAATGGCACAAATAATGATTATTGCCTTTATAGGAAACTTAATAATTATAAACCTGGGCCTAAAAAACATCGTTGATAGAACAAGGCCATATGAATACGTTAAGGGACTAGAATTATTAATACCAAAAGTAGGAAATGCCTCATTCCCATCAGGACACAGCTCATATGCTGCCACATTTGCGACAATTATACTATTTATGGGCAAATCAAAATCACTAAGAATATTCACCTTAGTTTTGGCTATTTTAATCTCATTTAGCAGGCTATACCTCCACGTCCACTTTCCGTCAGACGTTCTAGCAGGTATAATACTTGGCATTGTAATAGGAATATTATCAATGAAATTTTATTTTTCGGGATATTATAAAAAACTGCGTTTACAAGGCAAATAAAATATGGTATACTATCTTAGTAACCATTTTGCCGGTGTGTTGGAATTGGCAGACGAGACAGACTCAAACTCTGTTGTCCACCAGGGCGTGTGGGTTCGAGTCCCACCACCGGCACCATAACTCGCCTCCCCGGCGCAGAGAGGGGTCGTGCCCTATAGGCACGAAACAACCGCAACGAAGTGAGGACCTAAAAATCGCCGAAGGCACAATTTAAACAAGCCCGTCCGGCTAAGAGAGGACCCTCCACGGAGTGGTCGTGCTTAAGCACGAAGCCCGCGCGGCTAAAGGAGCGCTCGCGCCAACAAGCGCGAAATAACCGCAGACCCGTAGGGTCGAGGACCAAAAAAGCTTCAATACATATTAAAAATGCTCATAATCCACAGATTATGGGCTTTTTTTAATGCAATCTTTAAAATATCAACCATATGCGTTATACTATTACTAAGGAGTTCTTATGACAAAAACACTAATGTTAATTGATGGATCAAGTTTAATATTTAGGGCTTTTTTTGCTCTGCCTAATCTTACAAATAATGATGGGGTTATGACAAATGGTGTCTATGGATTTTTGACCATGTACCAGAATGCCTTTGATAATTACAAGCCGGATTCAGTACTTGTTGCTTTTGACAGGTCTGGCAAAACTTTCCGTCATGACGAATTTAAAGATTACAAGGCAACTAGAGATAAGATGCCATCAGAACTTTCTTATCAATTTGGTATTTTAAAAGATATCCTTGATTCAATGGGAGTAAAATATACTGACCTTGATGGCTACGAAGCTGACGATATTGTAGGAACCTATGCAAATATGGGCCAAGAAGCTGGTTATAAGGTCGTAGTAATCACTGGAGATAGGGACTATCTGCAGTTGGTTGATGAAAATATTACTGTCTATCTTACCAAAAAGGGTATTTCCGATATGGTGGAATACAACCTTGCAACTATAGAGGAAGAATTTGGTCTAAGTCCAAAGCAGCTCATAGATGTTAAGGGACTTGAGGGTGATAAGTCAGACAATATACCAGGTGTAGATGGTATCGGTCCTAAAAAAGCAATTGGCTTTATCAAAGACTACGGGTCAATAGAGGGGCTTTACGAGCATATAGATGAAGTTTCTGGGAAAAAGACTAAGCAAAATCTGATTGACAGCGAACACATTGCCTATATGAGCAAGAAAATCGGAACCATTGTCACTAATGCACCAGTAGAAATTGACTTAGATGATTTGAAATTAGGTCAAGTTGATGAGAAAAACCTTAGAGAGAAATTTTCTAAGTATAACTTTAATAAATTTATAGAAAAACTTGATAAAAATAGCGATGTAGCAGTAGAAGAAAAATCTTTTGACCTAGATACAACAAATGACTTAAAAGCTTTAGTTGATAAGATAAAAAGTGGCAAAGAATTTACTTTTAAGGCCATATATGATGGGGATAACTACATCCACTCAAATATTCATAAGATTGCTATAAAAACAAAAGATTCAAAAACATTTATCGTAGACCCAGATGAAGATTTTGTTGGAGATTTTAAAGATATTTTTGCAGATGGGAAGATAATAAAGAATTCATTTGATATCAAAGAAGACATAGTCTTACTCGATAAAATCGGCATAGATGTAGAATTACCTTACCATGACCTAATGCTCATGCATTATCTGATAGATCCTTCCAGGTCATCTTATGATGTAAAAACCTTAAGCCAAGCTTACTCTGATTACGAAGTGATAAGCTCGGTTGATCTCATAGGCAAGGGAGCAAAAACAAAATCATATATGGATATAGACCAGGATGATTTGAATAATTACTTAGGATCTGTCCTATACACATTGGAAAATACAAAGGATAAATTAGTTAGCGAACTTAAAGATTATCAAATGTATGACCTTTATGAGGATATAGAAATTAAATTATCCAAGGTTTTATCTGAAATGGAAATTGCTGGATTTGTCACAGATAGAGAGGTTTTAGAAGGCTTAAAAGCTGAAATAGATGAGATTATAGAAAATCTTACAAAAGACATTTATGAGCTGTCAGGATCAGAATTTAATATTAATTCTACCAAGCAACTTGGAGAAGTCTTATTTAAAGACTTGGACTTGCCTGTTATCAAAAAAACCAAAACAGGATTTTCTACTGACGCATCAGTCTTGGAAAAACTTAGGGATAAGCACCAAATAATACCAAAAATCGAACAATACAGGGAAATGTACAAGTTGCGTTCAACCTACATTGAGGGCCTTGAAAATTCTATAGATGAGGATGGTAGGATAAGATCTACTTTTAGACAAAATATTGCATCGACTGGTAGACTTTCTTCAACGGAGCCAAATCTTCAAAACCTACCTATAAGGACTGAAGAGGGCAGAAAAATCAGAAAAGCCTTTAAAGCAAGTCCTGGTATGATTTTGATAGATGCTGACTATTCTCAGATAGAACTTAGGATTCTAGCTTCCCTATCAGAAGATCAAAATATGATAGATGCCTTTATAAATGGTGTAGACATACACACAAAGACAGCATCAGAAGTTTTTGATACTCCACTTGAGGAAGTTACAAAAGTTCAAAGATACAATGCCAAGGCTGTAAACTTTGGGATAATATATGGTATAAGCGACTACGGTCTTTCTCAAAATCTAAATATTCCTAGAAAAGTTGCTAAAGATTATATAGAAAACTACAAGGCAAGTTATCCAAATATCAAAAAATATATGGATAATATTATCAAAGAAGCAAGAGATCAAGGTTATACTGAAACACTATTTCACAGGAGAAGGTATATACCAGAGATTTCATCAAGGAATTTCAACGTAAGAAGCTTTGGTGAGAGAGTTGCATTGAATACTCCAATCCAAGGAACGGCTGCTGATATCATAAAAATAGCTATGATAAAAACTTATGAAAATCTCAAAGAAGCTGGCCTTGATGCTAGAATAATCTTACAAATTCACGATGAGATTATCCTTGAATCAAGCATTGATGATAAGGACCAAGCAATAGAGATATTAAGAAAGTCCATGGAAGAAGCCGCAAAACTTCCTGTCCCACTATTAGTTGATATAGATACTGGAGAGAGTATGTATGAATCCAAGTAAAATAGTAATTACAGGAACCATAGCCTCTGGCAAGTCTACCTTATCAAGGCTATTATCCGATTTGGGTTTTACAGTCCTATCAGCGGATGAAACAAACAGGCGATTATTAGAAGTTGGTGGTTTAAATTACCAGGCTATCAAGAATTCACCTTCCTTTACCGATGCCTTTGATGGTGATAACTTGGATAAGAAAAAATTAGCGAAGATTATTTTTTCAGATGAAGATAAATTATTGGAATTAAATCAATTAACCCACAAAAATATCGTTAATGAGCTAGAAAAAACTATTGATAGCCTGGATGAAAAAGTGGTTTTTGTAGAAATTCCTCTATATTTTCAAATGAAAGAGAAATTTGCTTGTGATGAAGTTTGGCTTGTAACTGCAAATCACGATACCCAAGTAGAAAGGCTGATGGATCGAGATAATATAGATGCATCCTATGCCAAAGAAAAGATAGAAAAGCAAAAAGAGCAAATCCAAATGCAAGAGCAAAGCGATGTAGTTTTTGACAATAGCGGTTCTGTAGCAGATTTGATCAAAGAATTAAAAATAGTTTTGGAAAAAAAGGATTTATTATGAAAGTTTTAAAATTTATAGGAAAAGTCTTAGGATTTATTCTTCTGACAGTCCTTACCCTAGTGGCAGTAAGCTATGGGGTGATTGCCTACCAAACATCTAGAACTCAGATAAATTACCAAGATCAGATAAATGAGTATTCAAATAAATACAATGTCGATCCCTTGCTTACAGCTTCTATTGTAAAGGTCGAATCAGATTTTGATAATGATGCACAATCTCACCAAGGAGCCAAGGGTTTGATGCAGTTATTAGATGAGACGGCCAAACACTCAGCAGAAGTCATAGGAGAGGACTACTATCCAGATAAGCTAAATGACATTTATTATAACCTCAAACTTGGGGTTGGCTATTACAACTACCTATATAATTATTATAACAACAAGGAATTAGCCCTTGCTGCCTACAATGGTGGGGTAGGAAATGTCGACAAATGGATAGATCAAGGAATTCTTGATAAAGTAAATCCAGATATCTCAAAGATACCTTTTGATGAGACAAGGCAATATGTCACAAAGGTTATGGCAAATTATGAAGTTTACAAGACTTTTTATAAGGATGGACTTCCAACTAACCTTGAATTATCAGATTTGGGGCAACTTGCATATAACAATTTTATGATTTTTTTGGGCAATATTTTAGATGATATTGCCTAATTAGTTGCTCAATAATTAAAACTAATTTATAATAGTTAATGGAAAGAAAATAAGAAGGAGATTTTTATGGCCCAAGATGTTTTAACATTTAAAAAGGGTGTACATATAGACGAGTATAAAGAGCTATCTGAAAATAGTGATTTATTAAAATTGGAAGTACCAAAAACTGTGGTTATTCCATTGACTCAACACATAGGCGCCCCAAGCAAATGTTTGGTTAACAAAAAAGATGAAGTGGCAATAGGCGATTTAATCGGCCAGGCTGTTGGTAATTTCTCAGCAAATATCCACTCATCAGTAGCAGGTGTTGTAAGCGATATTATCGATATCCAAACCGCCTCAGGTAAAAACTCACAAGCAGTAGTGATTGATACTGAGGGATATGATCAAGCAAAAGAGTACATACTAAATGATAACGTTAGCTTACAAAAAGAAGAAATTGTAGCAAAAATCAAAGAAGCTGGAATAGTTGGTATGGGTGGAGCAGCCTTCCCAACACATATCAAATATACACCAGCAAAAGCTGTAGATACAGTTATAGTAAATGGTGCAGAATGTGAACCATATGTTACCTGTGATGATTACATATTAAAAAATAGACCAGAAGCAATAGTAAAAGGTCTAGAGCTCTTAGTTACTGCAGCTGGAGCAAAAGAGGGAATCATAGCAATTGAAGATAACAAGGCAAAGGCTTATGAAGTTATAGCAGATTATCTTAAAGATTATGCAAACAATGCAACTAATATGCCAGAACTAAAAGTAGTAAAACTTGCTACAAAATACCCTCAAGGTGATGAAAAAAGATTAATTGATGCAACACTAAATAGAGTAGTGCCATCAGGTGGTCTTCCAATGGATGCTGGAGTAATAGTTTCAAACGTATCAACTGTAAATGCAGTTTATGAAGCTATTTATTATGATAAGCCTCTCATAGAAAGAGTTATGACAGTTACAGGTCACAATGTAGCTAATCCTACAAATATGCTTGTTAAAATTGGTACTCCATTTGATTTTGCCCTAGAAGCGTCAGGAGGTACTAAGGGAGAAATTGGAAAACTTATAAACGGTGGACCAATGATGGGTATTGCCCAACCAAAAACTGACCTTCCAATAGAAAAAGCAACTAACTGTATACTAGTTCAAACAACAGAGGAAGCGATCCCACCAGTTACTGAACCATGTATCAGATGCGCTAGATGTGTAGAAGTATGTCCAGTTAACCTATTACCTCTATATATCCACAAATATTCACTAAAAGAGAAATTTGACAAGGCAGAAGAACTAAGAATTATGGACTGTATAGAATGTGGATCATGTTCTTATATTTGCCCATCAAAGAGACCTCTTGTAGAAGCAATCAGATTTGGTAAGAGACAAATAAGACAAGCAGGTAAATAGGAGGAGATATATGGAAGATACAAAAAGACTATTAGTTACATCTTCTCCACACGTGAGAAGTAACCGCAATGTTAGAAAAGAAATGCTAGATGTAATAATTGCCCTAATTCCAGCAGGAATTGCAGCATTTTATTACTTTGGATATAGGTCCTTAGTTTTAGTTCTAGCATCAGTTTTAACTTGTGTGGCAACAGAAACATTATTTAACAAAGCAAGAAAGAAAGAAAACACAATTCATGACCTATCAGCAGTTGTAACAGGCATCTTACTTGCCTACAACGTGCCATTTACCCTACCAGTTTGGCAAATAGTAATCGGCTCAATATTTGCAATTGCTGTTGTTAAAATGGCCTTTGGTGGACTTGGACAAAATATTGTAAACCCAGCTTTAGCAGCTAGAGCATTTTTACTAGCTTCATGGTCAAGCAATATGAGTAACTTCGTGCCACCTCAAAGAGTAGCAACACTAAAACACGTTAGTGACATTGCATCAGTATCTGCTGCAACACCACTTTCAGATCCAAATGCATATTCTCTTATGGATTTATTTTTAGGAAATATACCAGGATCACTTGGTGAAGTATCAGCACTAGCATTAATTATAGGTTTTATTTACCTATTAATCAGAAGAGTAGTAAGCTTTAAAATGCCACTTATTTACATAGCAACAGCTACAATATTATCTGGCCTATTCACAGGATTTGATAACATCTTAAAAGATATTTTATCAGGTGGTCTATTACTTGGTGGATTTTTCATGTTAACTGACTATACTACAAGCCCTGTTACTCCAAAGGGACAAATAATATATGCAGCTCTAGCAGGACTTATCACAGCTGTTATTAGAGCCTTTGGCGGATATCCAGAAGGGGTAAGCTATTCAATCTTACTTGCAAACCTTGTAGTACCAATAATTGAAAAATATACTATGCCAAAGGTATTTGGTGTGGATTATAGCAAACAAAAAGGAGTAGCAAATGAATAATTTTAAATTAGGTTTAAGATTATTTGTTATAACAGCAGTAGTAGCACTAGCTCTTGCATTTACAAATAGTCTGAC
It contains:
- a CDS encoding RnfABCDGE type electron transport complex subunit D, whose protein sequence is MEDTKRLLVTSSPHVRSNRNVRKEMLDVIIALIPAGIAAFYYFGYRSLVLVLASVLTCVATETLFNKARKKENTIHDLSAVVTGILLAYNVPFTLPVWQIVIGSIFAIAVVKMAFGGLGQNIVNPALAARAFLLASWSSNMSNFVPPQRVATLKHVSDIASVSAATPLSDPNAYSLMDLFLGNIPGSLGEVSALALIIGFIYLLIRRVVSFKMPLIYIATATILSGLFTGFDNILKDILSGGLLLGGFFMLTDYTTSPVTPKGQIIYAALAGLITAVIRAFGGYPEGVSYSILLANLVVPIIEKYTMPKVFGVDYSKQKGVANE
- the coaE gene encoding dephospho-CoA kinase (Dephospho-CoA kinase (CoaE) performs the final step in coenzyme A biosynthesis.), whose amino-acid sequence is MNPSKIVITGTIASGKSTLSRLLSDLGFTVLSADETNRRLLEVGGLNYQAIKNSPSFTDAFDGDNLDKKKLAKIIFSDEDKLLELNQLTHKNIVNELEKTIDSLDEKVVFVEIPLYFQMKEKFACDEVWLVTANHDTQVERLMDRDNIDASYAKEKIEKQKEQIQMQEQSDVVFDNSGSVADLIKELKIVLEKKDLL
- the polA gene encoding DNA polymerase I, producing the protein MTKTLMLIDGSSLIFRAFFALPNLTNNDGVMTNGVYGFLTMYQNAFDNYKPDSVLVAFDRSGKTFRHDEFKDYKATRDKMPSELSYQFGILKDILDSMGVKYTDLDGYEADDIVGTYANMGQEAGYKVVVITGDRDYLQLVDENITVYLTKKGISDMVEYNLATIEEEFGLSPKQLIDVKGLEGDKSDNIPGVDGIGPKKAIGFIKDYGSIEGLYEHIDEVSGKKTKQNLIDSEHIAYMSKKIGTIVTNAPVEIDLDDLKLGQVDEKNLREKFSKYNFNKFIEKLDKNSDVAVEEKSFDLDTTNDLKALVDKIKSGKEFTFKAIYDGDNYIHSNIHKIAIKTKDSKTFIVDPDEDFVGDFKDIFADGKIIKNSFDIKEDIVLLDKIGIDVELPYHDLMLMHYLIDPSRSSYDVKTLSQAYSDYEVISSVDLIGKGAKTKSYMDIDQDDLNNYLGSVLYTLENTKDKLVSELKDYQMYDLYEDIEIKLSKVLSEMEIAGFVTDREVLEGLKAEIDEIIENLTKDIYELSGSEFNINSTKQLGEVLFKDLDLPVIKKTKTGFSTDASVLEKLRDKHQIIPKIEQYREMYKLRSTYIEGLENSIDEDGRIRSTFRQNIASTGRLSSTEPNLQNLPIRTEEGRKIRKAFKASPGMILIDADYSQIELRILASLSEDQNMIDAFINGVDIHTKTASEVFDTPLEEVTKVQRYNAKAVNFGIIYGISDYGLSQNLNIPRKVAKDYIENYKASYPNIKKYMDNIIKEARDQGYTETLFHRRRYIPEISSRNFNVRSFGERVALNTPIQGTAADIIKIAMIKTYENLKEAGLDARIILQIHDEIILESSIDDKDQAIEILRKSMEEAAKLPVPLLVDIDTGESMYESK
- the rsxC gene encoding electron transport complex subunit RsxC, encoding MAQDVLTFKKGVHIDEYKELSENSDLLKLEVPKTVVIPLTQHIGAPSKCLVNKKDEVAIGDLIGQAVGNFSANIHSSVAGVVSDIIDIQTASGKNSQAVVIDTEGYDQAKEYILNDNVSLQKEEIVAKIKEAGIVGMGGAAFPTHIKYTPAKAVDTVIVNGAECEPYVTCDDYILKNRPEAIVKGLELLVTAAGAKEGIIAIEDNKAKAYEVIADYLKDYANNATNMPELKVVKLATKYPQGDEKRLIDATLNRVVPSGGLPMDAGVIVSNVSTVNAVYEAIYYDKPLIERVMTVTGHNVANPTNMLVKIGTPFDFALEASGGTKGEIGKLINGGPMMGIAQPKTDLPIEKATNCILVQTTEEAIPPVTEPCIRCARCVEVCPVNLLPLYIHKYSLKEKFDKAEELRIMDCIECGSCSYICPSKRPLVEAIRFGKRQIRQAGK
- a CDS encoding lytic transglycosylase domain-containing protein, producing the protein MKVLKFIGKVLGFILLTVLTLVAVSYGVIAYQTSRTQINYQDQINEYSNKYNVDPLLTASIVKVESDFDNDAQSHQGAKGLMQLLDETAKHSAEVIGEDYYPDKLNDIYYNLKLGVGYYNYLYNYYNNKELALAAYNGGVGNVDKWIDQGILDKVNPDISKIPFDETRQYVTKVMANYEVYKTFYKDGLPTNLELSDLGQLAYNNFMIFLGNILDDIA